One genomic region from Sphingobacterium multivorum encodes:
- a CDS encoding peptidase domain-containing ABC transporter: MKAYKQLNSSDCGQTCIRIIASYYGKEYSLSYLKNLSGYTKSGTSMLALSKLAENIKLKSRAVRISFDSLMQINQAVMIHWKDNHYVVLDKIIRGDKVRVIDPAVGRLVYTKTEFLNCWSVNDAFQGHALILEPAIDFLDTDLLENQNKLTLLHYFRYLKKCKTQIISILVAFVFSLFTQLIAPFIMKSVIDVGIEGKNFSFIQLITVAQLILLVTGTIVGFIETRISVRMSNILNLSILSDFWSKLTSLPIAYFDRYHTGDTLKRLGDHSTIQSFMTGTSINLIKSIVNFVIYTIILLYFNNILFAIFLAGNAVYFGWIWIFLGIRRKLNYKSFELGAKNSNNTIQFVEGMKDIKLNNAELPKRWQWERIQIELFKFAFKTIDYNQIQSAGALLITQMKNITLSLIVAKQVIDGQISLGTMISVQYILAQLNGPLQSFIGFVQQTQDAKISLERLNDIHEITSENEEGLYNTNLPPISNFSWIHINNLSYRYPGAETYAIKNISMHIPVGKTTAFVGTSGCGKSTLLKILMRSYIDYEGEILLDKDNFSQVNPFYWRSQAGFVTHEGFIFNDSVLNNIALGDVEIDIERAIQCCRLANIYEFIITAPKGIHSIIGTEGIGLSQGQKQRILIARALYKNPEILFLDEPTNSLDVNNEQEIIKNLDSQKQGKTLIVVAHRLSTIKNADHIVVLNNGEVAEQGTHQELLSLKGIYWQYFEKQIEYVYE, translated from the coding sequence TTGAAAGCGTATAAACAACTGAACTCAAGTGACTGTGGACAAACCTGTATCAGAATTATTGCGAGTTATTATGGTAAGGAATATTCCTTGAGTTACCTAAAGAATCTATCTGGCTATACAAAGTCTGGAACATCTATGCTGGCGTTGAGTAAACTTGCCGAAAACATAAAATTAAAATCCAGGGCCGTCCGTATTTCTTTTGATTCCTTAATGCAAATAAATCAGGCTGTAATGATTCATTGGAAGGATAATCATTACGTTGTTTTGGACAAAATTATTAGAGGTGACAAGGTTAGGGTAATTGATCCGGCAGTAGGACGGTTAGTCTATACAAAAACTGAGTTTCTCAATTGTTGGTCTGTCAATGATGCATTTCAGGGGCACGCACTTATTCTGGAACCAGCTATTGATTTTTTAGACACTGATTTATTGGAAAATCAAAATAAACTGACACTGCTTCATTATTTCCGGTATTTAAAAAAATGTAAGACGCAAATTATATCGATTCTGGTCGCTTTTGTTTTCTCGTTATTTACACAGCTCATCGCGCCATTTATTATGAAAAGTGTTATAGACGTTGGGATAGAGGGAAAGAACTTTAGCTTTATCCAGTTGATAACGGTCGCGCAACTGATATTATTGGTGACCGGTACCATCGTAGGTTTTATAGAGACCAGGATTTCAGTACGCATGTCCAATATATTGAATCTTTCCATCTTGTCTGACTTTTGGTCGAAATTGACCTCTCTTCCCATTGCTTACTTTGACCGTTATCATACAGGAGATACTTTAAAACGTCTTGGTGACCATAGTACTATTCAGTCTTTTATGACGGGTACATCGATTAATTTGATTAAATCGATCGTAAATTTTGTTATTTATACTATTATCCTATTGTATTTTAACAATATACTTTTTGCCATTTTCCTTGCCGGTAACGCAGTTTACTTCGGATGGATTTGGATCTTTCTGGGAATAAGAAGAAAACTTAATTACAAAAGCTTCGAATTAGGGGCAAAGAATTCTAATAATACAATCCAGTTTGTCGAAGGAATGAAAGATATTAAGCTTAATAACGCTGAGCTCCCCAAGCGGTGGCAATGGGAGCGGATTCAAATTGAGCTTTTTAAATTTGCCTTTAAAACAATTGATTATAATCAGATTCAGTCTGCCGGTGCATTACTGATAACGCAGATGAAGAACATTACCCTGAGCTTAATAGTTGCAAAGCAAGTGATTGATGGACAAATTTCTTTGGGGACGATGATTTCAGTGCAATACATTCTTGCACAGCTCAATGGGCCATTACAATCTTTTATTGGCTTTGTTCAACAGACACAGGACGCGAAAATAAGTTTGGAGAGGCTTAATGATATTCATGAAATTACTTCAGAAAATGAAGAAGGATTGTACAATACAAATTTACCTCCCATTTCGAACTTTTCTTGGATTCACATCAACAATCTTTCTTATAGGTACCCTGGGGCAGAAACATATGCAATAAAAAATATTTCAATGCATATACCAGTGGGGAAAACAACAGCATTTGTTGGGACAAGCGGCTGTGGGAAATCAACACTCCTGAAAATTCTAATGCGGTCATATATTGATTATGAAGGTGAGATACTTTTGGACAAAGACAACTTTTCCCAGGTAAATCCATTTTACTGGAGAAGCCAAGCAGGATTCGTGACGCATGAAGGATTTATTTTCAATGATAGCGTGTTAAACAATATTGCGTTGGGAGATGTAGAAATCGACATTGAAAGAGCGATACAATGTTGTCGGTTGGCCAATATTTATGAGTTTATAATCACAGCTCCTAAAGGGATACATTCTATTATAGGTACAGAAGGCATCGGCCTGAGTCAGGGCCAAAAACAACGGATACTCATAGCGAGGGCTTTATATAAAAATCCGGAAATCCTTTTTCTAGACGAACCGACAAATTCGCTCGATGTAAATAATGAGCAGGAAATCATAAAAAACCTTGATTCGCAAAAACAAGGAAAGACATTGATCGTTGTTGCACACAGATTAAGTACTATAAAAAATGCAGATCACATTGTGGTACTCAACAATGGTGAAGTCGCTGAACAGGGAACGCATCAAGAGTTGCTTTCTCTTAAGGGGATATACTGGCAATATTTCGAGAAACAAATTGAATATGTATATGAGTAA
- a CDS encoding class I lanthipeptide, which produces MERKVLKFNKQDIADLSKDEQKQIIGGAGATITDCVTAFNGYYVPTNPTEDTYNNVTMISNCLENGCTYNNITMISNCLENGCTYVDPITYNNATYYC; this is translated from the coding sequence ATGGAAAGAAAAGTTTTAAAATTTAATAAACAGGATATTGCGGATCTGTCAAAAGATGAACAGAAGCAAATAATTGGTGGGGCGGGTGCAACAATAACGGATTGTGTTACTGCTTTTAATGGATATTATGTTCCGACGAATCCTACGGAAGATACATATAATAATGTAACAATGATTAGCAACTGCCTAGAGAACGGATGTACATATAATAATATAACTATGATTAGTAATTGCCTAGAGAACGGATGTACATATGTTGATCCAATAACTTACAACAATGCAACTTACTACTGTTAG
- a CDS encoding class I lanthipeptide, whose amino-acid sequence MKKKILKFSKQDIADLSQEEQKQIIGGAGTVGANCTVTCPGGDCGVSIYGCYSRTDTGNCDSVKDSPGKCDPESNIGNFTCYVSALGNCHTEGNCTLGNCTDGCPTTYGDATCNC is encoded by the coding sequence ATGAAAAAGAAAATATTGAAATTTAGCAAGCAAGATATTGCTGATTTATCTCAAGAAGAACAAAAGCAAATTATTGGTGGAGCTGGTACCGTTGGTGCGAACTGTACCGTAACATGTCCGGGAGGTGATTGTGGCGTTAGCATCTATGGCTGTTATTCTAGGACTGATACCGGAAACTGCGATAGTGTTAAAGATTCTCCCGGTAAATGCGATCCTGAATCGAATATTGGAAACTTCACATGTTATGTAAGTGCTCTTGGAAATTGCCACACCGAAGGTAACTGTACACTGGGAAATTGCACGGACGGGTGCCCCACAACTTATGGTGATGCAACCTGTAACTGTTAA
- a CDS encoding class I lanthipeptide: MKKKILKFSKQDIADLSQEEQRQIIGGNNAPTVGENCTITCEDNGCNTYKDGDCTTTGDTGPCPSNYRGTACDPKSGMENATCYISAGNVCHSMQQCTYADCTQGCPTTYGDATCKNCNTK; this comes from the coding sequence ATGAAAAAGAAAATTTTAAAATTTAGTAAGCAAGACATTGCAGATCTCTCCCAAGAAGAGCAGAGACAAATTATTGGCGGTAATAATGCCCCGACGGTTGGAGAAAATTGTACCATCACTTGCGAAGATAACGGATGTAATACTTATAAAGATGGTGATTGTACTACAACAGGTGATACAGGCCCATGTCCCAGCAATTACAGGGGAACCGCCTGTGACCCTAAGTCAGGAATGGAGAATGCTACTTGTTATATAAGTGCAGGCAACGTCTGTCATTCTATGCAACAGTGCACATATGCAGATTGCACACAGGGTTGTCCGACGACTTATGGTGATGCGACATGTAAGAATTGTAATACAAAATAG
- a CDS encoding AraC family transcriptional regulator — MQNKSEGDALSSACEQQHVFIDQLDSNIYYSLIQKPVRIDVPQKTGYFNIVLFEEGNGVIKIDGQSYEIQKSKVFVLLPGQYGSGNILRGTVAHHLMARTEVYHSISSVTSFPIGKLKLTPELNLSRKIFDNLRDEIIKIKDILAESSGNYSENEDVVINRLKTIYLMLKAECMNIRNLEVFDVTHPAVDKFVQLVEENFRTYKNVNFYAEQIHIQSNYLNILCKSVLKVSAKQLIKNRIIEEAKILLLSSNKSVKQISFELGTINSNQFSLFFKKETGLSPKEFFKLRKLETLA; from the coding sequence ATGCAAAATAAATCAGAAGGGGATGCTTTGTCGAGTGCCTGTGAACAACAACATGTATTTATTGATCAGTTAGATTCGAATATTTATTATAGTCTAATCCAAAAGCCGGTTAGGATTGACGTTCCTCAAAAAACGGGATATTTTAATATAGTATTGTTTGAGGAAGGAAATGGAGTTATCAAGATAGACGGCCAATCATATGAAATACAAAAATCGAAAGTGTTTGTGCTATTACCAGGTCAATACGGAAGTGGTAATATTTTACGGGGAACAGTTGCCCATCATCTTATGGCCAGAACCGAAGTGTACCATTCAATCAGCTCTGTAACTTCCTTTCCTATAGGTAAACTTAAACTAACTCCAGAACTCAATTTATCGCGTAAAATTTTCGATAATCTACGTGATGAAATAATAAAAATAAAAGATATTTTAGCTGAATCAAGTGGTAATTATTCTGAAAATGAGGATGTTGTTATAAATAGATTGAAAACTATTTATTTAATGTTAAAAGCTGAATGCATGAATATTCGAAATTTAGAAGTCTTTGACGTTACACATCCTGCTGTTGATAAATTTGTACAGTTAGTAGAAGAGAACTTTAGAACTTATAAAAATGTCAATTTTTATGCGGAGCAAATTCATATACAATCCAATTATCTCAATATTTTATGTAAATCAGTTCTAAAGGTGTCTGCTAAACAGTTGATAAAGAATAGAATTATTGAAGAAGCAAAAATACTTTTGCTCTCGTCCAATAAATCTGTGAAACAGATATCTTTTGAGTTAGGGACTATAAACTCCAACCAATTTTCATTATTTTTTAAGAAGGAAACTGGTCTCAGTCCTAAAGAGTTTTTCAAATTGCGTAAACTTGAAACTTTAGCGTAA